In one Zobellia galactanivorans genomic region, the following are encoded:
- a CDS encoding response regulator transcription factor, protein MKILVIEDEAQLQNSITESLEKENFLVETAADYHTAMEKAFVYDYDCILLDIMLPNGSGLDILKELKKEGKSGNIIIISAKDSLDDKLKGLELGADDYLTKPFHLAELNARVKAVLRRKNLNGKNSIEFANTVLDLSDRKFSVNGNSTPLNRKEFDILNYFLLNKKRLVTKTALAEHVWGDNTDQVDSLDFVYSQIKNLRKKLQRSGADIEIASVYGVGYKLVEK, encoded by the coding sequence GTGAAGATTTTAGTAATAGAGGACGAAGCCCAGCTGCAGAACAGTATAACGGAATCACTGGAAAAAGAAAATTTTTTAGTGGAGACCGCAGCGGACTACCATACCGCCATGGAAAAGGCCTTCGTCTACGATTACGACTGCATCTTACTCGATATTATGCTGCCCAACGGCAGTGGATTGGATATTCTAAAAGAACTGAAAAAAGAGGGCAAGAGCGGGAACATCATTATCATTTCGGCCAAAGATTCCCTCGATGACAAACTCAAGGGTTTGGAACTTGGGGCCGACGACTACCTTACCAAGCCCTTTCACCTTGCCGAACTCAACGCACGTGTCAAGGCCGTCCTCCGCAGGAAAAATCTCAATGGAAAAAACAGCATTGAATTCGCCAATACGGTTTTGGACCTGAGCGATCGTAAGTTTTCCGTAAACGGCAATAGTACGCCCCTCAACCGCAAAGAGTTCGACATCCTTAATTACTTCCTTCTCAACAAAAAACGATTGGTCACCAAAACCGCACTGGCAGAACATGTTTGGGGAGACAACACCGACCAGGTCGACAGTTTGGACTTTGTATACTCACAAATCAAAAACTTGCGAAAAAAACTGCAGCGCTCCGGAGCCGATATAGAAATAGCCTCCGTTTACGGGGTGGGCTATAAACTTGTTGAAAAATGA